The following are encoded in a window of Methanothrix sp. genomic DNA:
- a CDS encoding CDP-2,3-bis-(O-geranylgeranyl)-sn-glycerol synthase has translation MNIIVHSIWLMLPAYVPNNFAALFGGGTPLDLGMSLPDGHRVFGNGKTIRGTIAGVAGGIIAGVLQNSIAGVLGLPGFGDGMEMFLVLFGLSAGSMLGDLAASFIKRRLGMERGASFFLVDQLDFVMGAWALTFLLAPEWFNAQFTSPVIILVLLITPVLHRLANVIGYMVGAKKEPW, from the coding sequence ATGAATATAATCGTACACTCCATCTGGCTGATGCTGCCTGCATATGTCCCCAACAACTTCGCAGCGCTTTTCGGTGGTGGCACGCCTCTCGATCTGGGGATGAGCCTTCCCGATGGGCACCGTGTGTTTGGAAATGGAAAGACGATTCGTGGAACGATCGCCGGGGTCGCTGGGGGAATTATCGCAGGAGTGCTCCAGAACAGCATCGCCGGAGTCCTAGGGCTTCCAGGCTTCGGTGATGGGATGGAGATGTTTCTTGTTTTATTTGGACTCTCAGCTGGATCCATGCTAGGCGATCTTGCAGCCAGCTTCATCAAGCGACGCCTGGGCATGGAGCGCGGAGCATCGTTCTTTCTTGTTGATCAGCTCGACTTTGTCATGGGCGCATGGGCCCTGACATTTCTGCTCGCCCCAGAGTGGTTCAACGCACAGTTCACCTCACCTGTCATAATCCTCGTTCTTCTGATAACCCCCGTTCTGCATCGCCTCGCAAATGTGATAGGCTACATGGTCGGGGCGAAGAAGGAGCCATGGTGA
- the mtrE gene encoding tetrahydromethanopterin S-methyltransferase subunit E, which translates to MDALSMGLVAAMGALATVAGASEDIESDVGSQSNPNSQVQLAAQVGNPHRIYNKAISGEPPANALWATTAAVVAYTLITKFAMPALFAIAIGASVAALFNGVFSTSAYFGRNASQRRFNQWIYLDIVRYTTTSIMAHAWITAFCITCIAYIQTQILTPHHPFPMPVIALIWGLTVGAIGSSVGDIHYGGEREFQWRLFGQGLNTMLSGQIVRKAEAGLRNSIDNAWFCTKLGGPLTGLGFGLTVFLDNWRTTVFDPVTQAGLAIGMGLFFVILMNLYNFYVETSIRKKYGPYPGYKGDIAA; encoded by the coding sequence ATGGACGCATTGAGCATGGGGCTCGTCGCTGCTATGGGGGCCCTTGCGACCGTTGCTGGAGCCAGTGAGGATATCGAGTCTGATGTGGGCTCACAGAGCAATCCAAACTCACAGGTCCAGCTTGCTGCTCAGGTCGGAAACCCCCACAGGATATACAATAAGGCGATCTCAGGCGAGCCACCGGCGAACGCCCTTTGGGCTACAACCGCTGCTGTTGTGGCTTACACGCTGATAACAAAGTTCGCAATGCCTGCGCTCTTCGCAATAGCCATAGGCGCGTCGGTTGCAGCGCTCTTCAACGGAGTCTTCTCAACCAGTGCCTACTTCGGCAGGAACGCAAGCCAGCGGAGGTTCAACCAGTGGATATATCTGGATATAGTGCGTTACACAACGACATCGATAATGGCACATGCATGGATAACCGCTTTCTGCATAACATGTATTGCATACATACAGACTCAGATTTTGACACCGCACCATCCGTTCCCGATGCCTGTTATTGCTCTGATATGGGGATTGACCGTTGGTGCGATCGGCTCTTCTGTTGGTGATATTCATTACGGAGGCGAGCGTGAGTTCCAGTGGAGGCTCTTCGGTCAGGGTCTCAACACGATGCTCTCAGGCCAGATTGTGAGAAAGGCCGAGGCGGGATTGAGGAACTCCATAGACAACGCATGGTTCTGCACCAAGCTTGGAGGGCCTCTCACAGGTCTCGGATTTGGCCTGACGGTCTTCCTGGACAACTGGCGCACCACGGTCTTCGACCCGGTGACGCAGGCTGGTCTGGCCATTGGTATGGGTCTCTTCTTCGTGATACTTATGAACCTCTACAACTTCTACGTTGAGACCTCGATAAGAAAGAAGTACGGCCCGTATCCAGGGTACAAGGGGGATATCGCAGCATGA
- the mtrD gene encoding tetrahydromethanopterin S-methyltransferase subunit D, which yields MNFDALTIVYILEIIVGGLLVGVGVHFVPVGGAPAAMAQATGIGTGTVQLAAGSGLTGLLAAGLMMSVTDNIWPILASGAVGAMIMIDATMMTGGWIYAYAVGAPFASAKVNYDPITGYSQPPYVAPGTVGQGIPTVCYVSGTIGAFMGGLGGALIYYPLMMTNHNPSLSALFAIGIFLVNAVLASWNIQGTIEGFHDPKFKRWPKAFRSCLVATLILALVAVTITGGA from the coding sequence ATGAACTTTGATGCTTTAACCATTGTGTACATTCTGGAGATCATAGTGGGTGGACTGCTGGTCGGCGTGGGCGTTCACTTCGTGCCGGTAGGCGGCGCGCCTGCGGCCATGGCACAGGCCACAGGAATCGGCACGGGCACGGTTCAGCTGGCAGCCGGCTCCGGGCTTACAGGACTGCTGGCTGCTGGTCTCATGATGTCGGTCACAGATAACATCTGGCCAATCCTTGCATCAGGCGCGGTCGGGGCAATGATAATGATAGATGCCACGATGATGACCGGCGGCTGGATATATGCTTACGCGGTTGGCGCCCCGTTCGCATCGGCCAAGGTCAACTACGATCCCATCACCGGATACTCGCAGCCTCCATATGTCGCCCCGGGCACTGTCGGGCAGGGGATTCCCACAGTCTGCTACGTGAGCGGCACAATCGGCGCCTTCATGGGCGGTCTCGGTGGCGCGCTGATCTACTACCCGCTGATGATGACAAACCACAACCCATCTCTGAGCGCTCTCTTCGCGATCGGCATATTCCTGGTGAATGCTGTTCTGGCGTCGTGGAACATCCAGGGAACGATCGAGGGGTTCCACGATCCGAAGTTCAAGAGATGGCCGAAGGCGTTCAGATCATGCCTTGTCGCAACCCTGATTCTGGCGCTCGTGGCTGTTACAATAACAGGAGGTGCATGA
- a CDS encoding nitroreductase family protein: MMELLRSRRSIRRYKAKDIEPEKIEILKEAALRSPTSRGINPWRFFFIRDRKKLEELSRAKESGSSFLKDARLGVVVCAEESESDVWIEDCSIASIIMQLTAHSLGLGSCWIQIRNRMHSANRTSEEYVREVLGLPGDLRVESIIAFGYPDEVKPPLPAEELEYGKITSD, encoded by the coding sequence ATGATGGAACTGCTGAGGAGCAGAAGGAGCATAAGGAGGTATAAGGCGAAGGATATCGAGCCTGAGAAGATTGAGATCTTAAAGGAAGCCGCTCTGAGATCTCCGACATCCCGTGGAATAAACCCGTGGAGGTTCTTTTTCATAAGAGACAGGAAGAAGCTTGAGGAGCTATCGCGCGCAAAGGAAAGCGGTTCATCGTTTCTCAAAGACGCGCGTCTGGGGGTCGTCGTCTGCGCTGAAGAGAGTGAATCTGATGTTTGGATAGAGGACTGCTCGATAGCATCCATAATCATGCAGCTCACAGCTCACAGCCTCGGGCTGGGATCCTGCTGGATCCAGATAAGGAACAGGATGCACAGTGCAAACAGGACCTCTGAGGAGTACGTCAGGGAGGTTCTTGGTCTTCCAGGAGATCTCCGTGTGGAGTCGATCATCGCCTTCGGCTACCCGGATGAGGTCAAGCCGCCTCTGCCAGCGGAAGAGCTGGAGTATGGGAAGATAACATCCGACTGA